One part of the Raphanus sativus cultivar WK10039 chromosome 7, ASM80110v3, whole genome shotgun sequence genome encodes these proteins:
- the LOC108818507 gene encoding protein trichome birefringence-like 21 isoform X1 produces the protein MIRPANIVLEQTMELPLFAVLQRTPRVAVRLSLILFSLAIVPALYSLLSNPILLPLSISSPETDGPLPSDHMHLSHLNSPSVRILPPVNSPIPAPPYHTRHRKSSYHSTPVTTPTTSRTQIRDDEQRCDLFKGEWIPNEESPYYNHTTCWAIQEHQNCMKHGRPDSGFLRWRWKPDGCDLPVFDPQEFLEMVRGKSMGFVGDSISRNQAQSLLCLLSRVEYPEDISSSPDKAFKVWNYTSYNFTLHAMWSPFLVKTTKADPTDPECNLFNLYLDEYDSKWTSQINRLDYLVISSGHWFYRPVIFYENETISGCQYCALPNTTQLPLYYGYTKALRTSLRAILENFKGLAFLRSFSPQHFEGGPWDKGGDCVRTRPYRRNETIPEGADLKIHDIQVEEFRAAEEEMKKKQGLRLRLMDTTQAMLLRPDGHPGRYGHLQTAAEKEILMKTRTCKATKADLRYMSLVWVSVLVAVEYGSVSLDDVKALISSPQSL, from the exons atgataaGACCAGCCAACATAGTCTTGGAGCAGACAATGGAGCTTCCTTTGTTTGCAGTGCTTCAAAGAACACCACGAGTTGCAGTTAGATTATCACTTATTCTATTTTCCCTCGCAATAGTCCCTGCTTTATATTCTCTCCTCTCCAATCCAATCTTATTACCTCTATCTATCTCATCACCCGAGACTGATGGTCCCCTTCCATCGGATCATATGCATCTCAGTCATCTGAATTCTCCATCTGTTCGGATTCTACCACCCGTGAATAGTCCCATTCCAGCTCCACCATATCATACAAGACATCGGAAGTCTTCATATCACTCAACCCCAGTCACAACGCCAACAACATCAAGAACGCAGATCAGAGATGATGAGCAGAGGTGTGATCTTTTCAAAGGGGAATGGATACCGAACGAAGAATCTCCATACTATAACCACACGACTTGCTGGGCGATACAAGAGCACCAGAACTGCATGAAGCACGGGAGACCAGACTCAGGGTTCCTGAGATGGAGGTGGAAGCCAGACGGCTGCGACCTCCCCGTCTTTGATCCTCAGGAGTTCTTAGAAATGGTTAGAGGGAAATCTATGGGGTTTGTTGGTGATTCCATTAGCAGAAACCAAGCCCAGTCTCTCTTGTGCCTTCTCTCTAGG GTGGAATATCCTGAAGACATTTCTTCTTCACCAGATAAAGCTTTTAAAGTATGGAACTACACATCCTATAACTTCACTCTACATGCCATGTGGTCACCGTTTCTAGTGAAGACTACTAAAGCTGACCCTACAGACCCGGAGTGCAACCTCTTCAACCTATACCTAGACGAGTATGACAGCAAGTGGACGAGTCAGATCAACCGGCTTGACTACCTGGTTATATCATCAGGCCACTGGTTTTACCGGCCTGTTATCTTCTACGAAAATGAAACAATCTCCGGATGCCAATACTGTGCGTTACCAAACACAACTCAGCTGCCTTTGTACTACGGATACACGAAGGCTTTAAGAACATCTCTAAGAGCTATACTCGAAAATTTCAAGGGTTTGGCATTTCTGAGGAGTTTTTCTCCTCAACATTTCGAAGGTGGACCGTGGGACAAAGGAGGGGACTGTGTAAGGACACGACCATACAGAAGAAACGAGACGATACCCGAAGGTGCAGATCTCAAGATTCACGACATTCAAGTAGAGGAGTTCCGAGCTGcagaagaagagatgaagaagaagcagggTTTGAGACTGAGGTTGATGGACACGACACAAGCAATGCTACTTCGACCAGATGGACATCCTGGGAGATATGGACATCTGCAGACCGCCGCAGAG AAGGAAATCTTGATGAAAACGAGGACGTGCAAAGCCACAAAAGCTGACCTGAGATACATGAGCCTTGTTTGGGTGTCAGTTCTTGTAGCAGTTGAATATGGAAG CGTTTCCCTCGACGACGTCAAAGCTCTCATATCTTCTCCACAATCTCTCTAA
- the LOC108818507 gene encoding protein trichome birefringence-like 21 isoform X2, producing MIRPANIVLEQTMELPLFAVLQRTPRVAVRLSLILFSLAIVPALYSLLSNPILLPLSISSPETDGPLPSDHMHLSHLNSPSVRILPPVNSPIPAPPYHTRHRKSSYHSTPVTTPTTSRTQIRDDEQRCDLFKGEWIPNEESPYYNHTTCWAIQEHQNCMKHGRPDSGFLRWRWKPDGCDLPVFDPQEFLEMVRGKSMGFVGDSISRNQAQSLLCLLSRVEYPEDISSSPDKAFKVWNYTSYNFTLHAMWSPFLVKTTKADPTDPECNLFNLYLDEYDSKWTSQINRLDYLVISSGHWFYRPVIFYENETISGCQYCALPNTTQLPLYYGYTKALRTSLRAILENFKGLAFLRSFSPQHFEGGPWDKGGDCVRTRPYRRNETIPEGADLKIHDIQVEEFRAAEEEMKKKQGLRLRLMDTTQAMLLRPDGHPGRYGHLQTAAEVSLRNDCIHWCLPGPIDTWNDILLQMMKTEK from the exons atgataaGACCAGCCAACATAGTCTTGGAGCAGACAATGGAGCTTCCTTTGTTTGCAGTGCTTCAAAGAACACCACGAGTTGCAGTTAGATTATCACTTATTCTATTTTCCCTCGCAATAGTCCCTGCTTTATATTCTCTCCTCTCCAATCCAATCTTATTACCTCTATCTATCTCATCACCCGAGACTGATGGTCCCCTTCCATCGGATCATATGCATCTCAGTCATCTGAATTCTCCATCTGTTCGGATTCTACCACCCGTGAATAGTCCCATTCCAGCTCCACCATATCATACAAGACATCGGAAGTCTTCATATCACTCAACCCCAGTCACAACGCCAACAACATCAAGAACGCAGATCAGAGATGATGAGCAGAGGTGTGATCTTTTCAAAGGGGAATGGATACCGAACGAAGAATCTCCATACTATAACCACACGACTTGCTGGGCGATACAAGAGCACCAGAACTGCATGAAGCACGGGAGACCAGACTCAGGGTTCCTGAGATGGAGGTGGAAGCCAGACGGCTGCGACCTCCCCGTCTTTGATCCTCAGGAGTTCTTAGAAATGGTTAGAGGGAAATCTATGGGGTTTGTTGGTGATTCCATTAGCAGAAACCAAGCCCAGTCTCTCTTGTGCCTTCTCTCTAGG GTGGAATATCCTGAAGACATTTCTTCTTCACCAGATAAAGCTTTTAAAGTATGGAACTACACATCCTATAACTTCACTCTACATGCCATGTGGTCACCGTTTCTAGTGAAGACTACTAAAGCTGACCCTACAGACCCGGAGTGCAACCTCTTCAACCTATACCTAGACGAGTATGACAGCAAGTGGACGAGTCAGATCAACCGGCTTGACTACCTGGTTATATCATCAGGCCACTGGTTTTACCGGCCTGTTATCTTCTACGAAAATGAAACAATCTCCGGATGCCAATACTGTGCGTTACCAAACACAACTCAGCTGCCTTTGTACTACGGATACACGAAGGCTTTAAGAACATCTCTAAGAGCTATACTCGAAAATTTCAAGGGTTTGGCATTTCTGAGGAGTTTTTCTCCTCAACATTTCGAAGGTGGACCGTGGGACAAAGGAGGGGACTGTGTAAGGACACGACCATACAGAAGAAACGAGACGATACCCGAAGGTGCAGATCTCAAGATTCACGACATTCAAGTAGAGGAGTTCCGAGCTGcagaagaagagatgaagaagaagcagggTTTGAGACTGAGGTTGATGGACACGACACAAGCAATGCTACTTCGACCAGATGGACATCCTGGGAGATATGGACATCTGCAGACCGCCGCAGAGGTGAGTTTAAGAAATGATTGTATTCATTGGTGCCTCCCGGGACCTATTGATACTTGGAATGATATTTTGCTGCAAATGATGaagacagaaaaataa
- the LOC108818304 gene encoding protein trichome birefringence-like 19, whose protein sequence is MELLHSAKSPSKQKLLILVTISISLFTIIPLLYPFVEDPNFFLKQQHPSQTSIVKLQDSVAATHKRCDIFSGEWVPNPEAPYYTNTTCWAIHEHQNCMRFGRPDTDFIKWKWRPHGCENDLPVFDPLRFLETVRGKTMAFVGDSVSRNHMQSLICLLSQVEYPVDASVNTSDYFKRWTYETYNFTIAPFWSTHLVKSIEPDPGKTEHSVFDLYLDEPDERWTAEIGDFDYVIISSGHWHFRPMVYYENNTIVGCRYCQLPNITDFSMFYGYRKAFRTAFKAILESETFEGVMYLRTFLPSHFEGGLWNEGGNCLRKGPYQGNETQDEVTRKLHRIQVEEFERAEKEAKRRGKRFRLLDTTRAMWLRPDGHPSRYGHLPEANVSLYNDCVHWCLPGPIDNLNDFLLAMIKREEEKGLLAQVRKMMS, encoded by the exons CACTCTGCTAAATCTCCAAGCAAACAAAAGCTACTCATTCTAGTGACCATTTCCATCTCTCTCTTCACCATCATTCCTCTTCTCTACCCTTTTGTTGAAGACCCTAACTTCTTCCTGAAGCAACAACATCCAAGCCAAACCAGCATCGTCAAGCTCCAAGACAGTGTTGCAGCCACACACAAAAGGTGCGACATATTCTCGGGAGAGTGGGTTCCTAACCCTGAAGCACCTTACTACACGAACACCACGTGCTGGGCCATACACGAACACCAAAACTGCATGAGGTTCGGAAGACCTGACACGGATTTCATCAAGTGGAAATGGAGACCCCACGGATGTGAAAATGACTTGCCGGTTTTTGACCCCCTTCGGTTTCTTGAGACCGTGAGAGGGAAAACAATGGCGTTTGTTGGTGACTCTGTTAGCAGAAACCACATGCAGTCTTTGATATGCCTTCTATCTCAG GTTGAATATCCTGTGGATGCTTCAGTTAACACAAGCGATTATTTCAAAAGATGGACATACGAGACATACAATTTCACCATCGCTCCATTTTGGTCAACACACTTGGTAAAGTCCATAGAACCCGACCCGGGAAAGACAGAGCATAGTGTCTTTGATCTATACCTTGATGAACCAGACGAGCGTTGGACAGCAGAGATAGGAGACTTCGACTACGTGATCATCTCCTCAGGTCACTGGCATTTCCGGCCAATGGTCTACTACGAGAACAATACCATCGTTGGTTGCCGTTATTGCCAGTTACCAAACATAACCGATTTCTCGATGTTTTACGGGTACAGAAAAGCGTTTAGAACAGCGTTTAAAGCGATTTTGGAGTCGGAGACATTCGAGGGAGTGATGTATTTACGAACATTTTTACCATCGCATTTCGAGGGTGGGTTATGGAACGAAGGAGGGAACTGTTTGAGGAAAGGACCTTATCAGGGGAACGAGACTCAGGACGAGGTGACAAGGAAGCTACACAGGATTCAGGTGGAGGAGTTTGAGAGAGCTGAAAAAGAAGCCAAGAGGAGAGGAAAGAGGTTTAGACTACTAGACACGACTCGAGCGATGTGGCTTAGACCCGACGGTCACCCTAGCCGCTACGGACATCTCCCTGAGGCTAATGTGTCTTTGTACAACGACTGTGTCCACTGGTGCCTGCCTGGTCCGATCGATAACCTCAATGACTTCTTACTCGCTATGattaagagagaagaagagaaaggacTATTGGCTCAAGTTCGGAAAATGATGTCCTAA